One region of Brassica napus cultivar Da-Ae chromosome A10, Da-Ae, whole genome shotgun sequence genomic DNA includes:
- the LOC106432206 gene encoding LOB domain-containing protein 33-like: MAAHGSSCGACKFLRRKCNIDCVFSPYFSYEQASSHFSAVHKVFGASNVSKHLLSLPLHQRSAAAITISYEALSRMCDPVYGCVAHIFALQQQVMTLQEEIEFLGTHMANLSNTTQSRSQPNDMPEFLNQMTMDTTTGFIDQTVLNNDVGINCIEGFFTNPEEVLVNHPWFQNMDHYYYAPQH; this comes from the exons ATGGCAGCTCATGGATCATCTTGTGGagcatgcaagttcctaaggaggaAATGCAACATCGATTGCGTCTTCTCGCCTTACTTCAGCTACGAGCAGGCCTCATCTCATTTTTCAGCGGTCCACAAAGTCTTTGGCGCAAGTAATGTCTCAAAGCATTTGCTTAGTTTGCCTCTACATCAAAGAAGCGCAGCTGCGATTACCATCTCCTACGAGGCTCTCTCTCGCATGTGTGATCCTGTTTATGGCTGCGTCGCCCACATCTTCGCTCTTCAGCAACAG gtCATGACTTTGCAAGAGGAGATCGAGTTTCTTGGGACGCATATGGCGAACTTATCCAACACTACTCAGAGCAGGTCACAACCTAATGACATGCCCGAGTTTCTGAATCAGATGACAATGGACACTACGACCGGTTTCATCGACCAGACAGTTTTGAACAACGACGTTGGAATAAACTGCATTGAAGGGTTCTTCACAAACCCGGAGGAAGTGCTCGTGAATCATCCATGGTTTCAGAACATGGATCATTACTACTACGCACCACAACATTAG
- the LOC106419298 gene encoding probable transcriptional regulator RABBIT EARS has protein sequence MHPYACVMERGKCLMSMKLRPVVARETSDAALRWPFGEDRAFAAVEYGGGGGCMWPPRSYSCSFCGREFKSAQALGGHMNVHRRDRARLKQQSLSSSSTDQAMAIDYDHQQLQKQQEVLDVGSKFLAQEDSRKANGAKRDISDVDDSNVLESSMKRLEHYNDEVKTDLSVGLASSEFDHRKKQPINGFSSSKKAKTDVSRLPLMLGLVIGVSKINGHHEELDLELRLGGHPSKVN, from the coding sequence ATGCATCCCTACGCGTGTGTGATGGAGAGAGGAAAATGCTTGATGTCGATGAAGCTTAGGCCAGTGGTGGCGAGAGAGACTTCGGACGCGGCTTTGCGCTGGCCATTTGGGGAAGATAGAGCGTTTGCGGCGGTTGAGTATGGCGGTGGAGGTGGTTGCATGTGGCCGCCTAGGTCTTACTCGTGCAGCTTTTGCGGGAGAGAGTTCAAGTCAGCGCAAGCACTAGGCGGTCATATGAACGTTCATCGAAGAGACCGAGCGCGTCTTAAACAACAATCTTTATCATCTTCATCAACTGACCAAGCCATGGCTATCGATTACGATCATCAACAGCTACAAAAGCAACAAGAAGTTCTTGACGTGGGATCGAAGTTTCTTGCCCAAGAAGATTCAAGAAAGGCCAATGGAGCTAAGAGGGATATAAGTGATGTTGATGATAGTAACGTTTTAGAAAGTTCTATGAAAAGACTAGAGCATTACAATGATGAAGTCAAGACTGATCTATCTGTAGGTCTAGCGAGTTCTGAGTTCGATCATCGGAAGAAGCAACCAATCAATGGATTTTCGTCGTCCAAGAAGGCAAAGACTGATGTTTCAAGATTGCCACTGATGTTAGGATTGGTCATTGGAGTATCCAAGATCAACGGTCATCACGAGGAGCTGGATCTTGAGCTACGGCTAGGAGGCCATCCATCAAAAGTCAACTAG